CAAATTTAGAAAACAAAGCGTCTTCCTTATATTTAGAGCCTGGATAATCAATCAAAAAATTATCTATAGCGACAATTGATGCGTTATAATTGCGTGTGTATTCACCAATAGTATTGTACTGATTAGCAATTTCGAAAGCTTTACGTTCTAACTTCTCGGTCATATTTTCCATAAGCTGGTTTGCTTCAGCAATTTGCTCTGAATCCGGATAAGCATCAATAAAAGCTTGCAAAGTTTCAATCGCTAAATACGTATCACTTTGATCTTGAGAATAAACAGGAGAAACAAGCGTATATGCTTTACCACGTAAAAACATAGCTTCTTCTCGCTTTTCTGAAGTTGGATATCCGTTAATGAACGATTTGAATTGCTCGGCAGCTAAATAATACTGTTTCGTTTCGTAGTATGCTTTTGAAAGTCTGTAAAATAAAGCTTCACCCGATGGCCTACCGCGATATGTGCCTGTAACTTGCTCATACAAACGTATGGCTTTGTTGTACTTCCCTTTGTTAAAAAGTTCGGTACCTAACTCATATTTTTTAGCCTTGTCTTCAGATTTTAGCGTTTTTTGGTATTGACTACAAGAGCTTAAAACAGCAGTTATAGATAAAGCAATTATATATTTTTTCATAAATTTTTATACAACACGCATCGCTGGTCAAAATGCGAATGCAAAATTAAATATTTTTAATGGATAAATAAAATAAATTATTAGGCTTGCGCTGAATTTGCAGCATTTGTTTGTCCTGAAAAAGTTTTCATATCATTATCAAACAAATAAAGCCCACCTTTATCATCACCAATTAAATTAATTTTATCTAAAATTGTACGTGCAGTAGCTTCTTCTTCAATTTGTTCAGAAACATACCATTGTAAAAAGTTATGAGTTGCATAATCTTTTTCTTGTAATGAAATATGTACCAATTCGTTAATGCATTTAGATACATAAACCTCGTGCTCAAACAATTGTGTAAAAAGCGTTTTGAATGACGAATGATCTAATTCTGGCTTAGAAACAGCTGGTATTACAGCTTCGCCACCACGTTGGTTTACGTATTTTATAAGTTTTAACATATGCAAACGTTCTTCATCTGCTTGTTTGTACATAAAAGTTGCAATCCCTTCAAACCCTTTAACTTCGGCCCATGATGCCATGGCTAAATATATTTGAGAAGAATCTCCTTCTACACGGATTTGATTATTTAAAGCGGTTTCGACTGATTTTCCTAACATATTTATTTAGTTTTTAACTTAAAGCTTCTAAGATATAATATTTTTTGTAAAATTGGCTAATCTTTTTGCCAAATCATCGTTTACGTTTACTAAAGGCAAACGCACCGTATTTTCGCAAAGGTTTAACGCTTTAAAAATTTCTTTAATACCGGCAGGGTTACCTTGCTCAAAAATCATATCAATAGAATCTGCAATTTGGTAATGTAACGCGTAAGCGTCGGCAACTTTATGTAGCAAACCTAAACGAACCATTTCCGAAAATTGTTTTGGGTAGCCCTCACCTATTACCGAAATAACACCGGCACCACCAGCTAAAACCATTGGTAAAGTAATCATATCATCACCAGAAATAACTAAAAAACCTTCGGGTTTGTGTTGAATTATTTTCATGGCTTGAACCAAATCACCAGCTGCTTCTTTAATAGCAATAATATTTTTTACATCATTTGCTAAACGAATTACCGTTGCTGGTAAAACATTAGAACCGGTACGTCCTGGAACGTTGTAAATAATTACCGGAACTGGAGAATTTTCGCCGATTGCTTTAAAATGTTGGTAAATTCCTTCTTGCGTTGGTTTGTTGTAATAAGGCGATACCGAAAGAATAGCATCAATCCCTTCAAAATTGCGTGTTTTTAATTCGTTTACAACTTCGGCTGTATTATTTCCTCCAACACCTAAAACTACGGGTAAACGTTTGTTATTTGCTTGTAAAACGGTTTTAATAACCAATTCTTTTTCTTCAGCTGTTAAAGTTGCTGATTCTGCAGTAGTTCCTAAAACTACTAAATATTCAACACCACCGTCAATAACGTGGTTTACAATGCGTACTAAAGCTTCTGTATCTACAGAAAAATCCTTTTTAAAAGGCGTTACTAATGCAACACCGGTTCCTACAAACTTTTGCATGTTAAGATATAAGGTTAAATGATTTTAAAATTTTTTGTAATGCGGGTAATTGATCCGCATAAGTTGCTGTGGAGCTAATCAAAGATACATCAAAAATATCATTACGTTGGTCAGTAATTTCAAATTTATACGATGCCGGAACTCCATTTATAATTTTATTAACATATTTATTTGATGGCGAAAAACAGATACAAAGCTTATATTCTTGTTTTAAAAGTGCTTTAGTTTGCGTATTAATAAGTTGCGCTTTCCAATTAAAGGATTTTTGCGTGATGTAATTCGGATTAGATGCATCTTCCTCTTTTTTATCGGCATCAAAATACACAAAGGTAACCGTGTAGTTTTTTAAAATCGAATTTTTTAATTCGGTTTCTAATTGTTGTAGATTAGTTATAGCATAAACGTTTAAAACCACCAAAACAGCCTTATTAGAAGCAGGAATAACATGCTTTTTTTTTCTTATATTTTTTTTTAGAAAAAAATTCTTCGTTACATTCAAAAACATAGTAATTTTGATGATTATAAAATGATTCTTTTAATTATGGCAAAATTAGTAAAGTACAACCGTTTGTTTGCAATAAATTTTAGTTTATTAGCAAGTTTAGCAATTTCTGGTTGTGCCCAACAAAGTTTTCAAACCACGGGCATTGAAGCAAAAAACATTCCAATTAATTCAGATTATTCAGAAAATGCTGAAATTTTAGAATTTATTGCTCCTTACAAAAACAAAATTGATACGGATATGAACACCGTTTTAACCCATGCAAGCGTTGTTTACGACAAAGCTAACGGAAAATGGCAAACAAATATTGGTGATTTATTTGCTGTTTTTGTTGAAGAAGCCGGAAACCCAATTTACAAAGCACGCACAGGAAACGAAATTGACATGTGTTTGTTAAACCACGGCGGTATTCGTGCTATAATTCCGGCTGGTGAAGTTAAGATGCGAAATGCTTTTGAAGTCATGCCGTTTGAAAACAGCTTGTATGTAGCCGAATTAAAAGGCGAAACCATTTATAAAATGGTTGAATATTTGCTACGTGAACAAAAACCGCATCCGTTACATAACATTCAAATTGTTGTAGATCAGCAAACCAATCAGCCTAAATCAATTAAAATAAAAGGAGTTGAAGTTGAAAAAGATAAAATTTATCACGTGGCAACCAACGATTATTTAGTAAACGGCGGCGATTACATGGTTTTCTTTAACGATGCGGTGCAAAAACACGATTTAAACTACAAACTGCGAGATATAACTATTGATTATTTTAAAAAAGTTGATACGTTACCAGTAATTAAGCAATCTATTTTTATTTTTGAATAGTTATGAAAAGAAGAAATTTTATTAAAAATACCTTAGCAACTTCTGCCCTATTATCTTTGGGCGGTATATCTTTAAGCAGCTTTACTGATAAAAAACCTAAAAAAATAACCATATTACATACCAACGACACGCACAGTCATATTGAAGCTTTTCCGGCAGATCATCCATTAAACCCGAATATGGGCGGCGTTGCTCGTCGAGCAACTTTGGTTTCTAAAATCCGTGAAGAAGAAGATAATGTTTTGTTATTAGATGCTGGAGATATGTTTCAGGGTACGCCCTATTTTAATTACTACGGCGGAGAATTAGAATTTAAGCTAATGAACATGTTGGGTTATGATGTAGCAACCATTGGCAACCATGAATTTGATAATGGATTAGAAGGTATTTTAGCACAATTACCTAACGCTCAGTTTGATATTGTAAACGCGAATTACGATTTTTCGAATACTATTTTAAAAGGCATGATTAAACCTTATAAAGTTATTGAAAAAGATGGTGTTAGAATTGGTGTTTTTGGATTAGGAATTGAATTAGAAGGTTTAGTAGATAAGAAAAGCTTTGGAGAAACTATTTATTTAGATCCGATTGAAGTTGCTACAACCATTACCAATACATTACGCAACGAAGAAAATTGTGATGTAGTTATATGCCTTTCGCATTTAGGTTTTAAATTTAATAACGAACCCGATAAAATTTGTGATTTAATTTTAGCCGAACAAACCGAGGGTATTGATGTTATTATTGGCGGACATACTCATACGTTTTTAGACAAACCTGTGATTAAAAAGAATAAAGTAGGCAAAGAGGTTTTAGTAAACCAAGTTGGAGCTTACGGCATAAACCTTGGTAAAATTGATTTGTATTTAGACGATACCAATAAAAAAATTGGCCATGAAGGCATTAGCATAAAGATATAAAAAAAGAAGAAGCGGTTTTTAAACCGCTTCTTCTTTTTTATTATTTATTAAGTAATAATTTATCAGAAAAAAGTAAAAAATACTTTGTGTTATTAAAGACCAGAAATATAACGATTCTATTTCAACGTAATAAATTTGACACACGTAAATAAAGCTAGAACAAATCATCATAAAAATAGCTATTAAAAGTAGCGTTTTTTTCATGGTTCGCTTTAATATAAATGAAACCGTAGTTAAAATAGACATAAGCAGTAATATAACACTTGCAACTAAATACAGCGGTTTATATTCAAAATTTAAAACAAAAATAAAATCGATAAACTGAAAGTAAATAAACAGATATATAAAAACAATTCCTACAATATTGTAAACTTTCTTTTTAGTTATCAGTTCCTTATTATCTTCTTTTAACATTTTAACAATGCTAAATAATATAACTATAAAACTTAAAATATAAAGGCAAATAACCCAACTTAAAGAATTTTCTGGCTTTGTTATTAATACAATATCAGCCGAAAAAAAAATTAAAAACAAAAAAACAACAAAGTTTTCTGGAGCTTTACAACCTTGAATATAATACAATAAAATTGATGGCACGATTAACGATTTAGAGATTAAAATCAGTAATTCGAGCTGGTAAATTCCGGCTAAAATATAAGTTAAACTAGCAATGCTAAACAAAATTAGCGCCGGATTTTTTTTAAAATCAATTCGTAAGTAATGTATCGAACTCCACTTCACTCAGTATAGGAATATTAAGTTTATTTGCTTTTTCTAATTTAGCTGGCCCCATATTATCTCCAGCAACTACATAATGGGTTTTAGATGAAATAGAGCTTCCAACTTTACCGCCATTTGCTTCAATCACAGCTTTAATTTGATCTCGAGAATACTTGGTAAAAACACCTGAAACTACAAAAGTTTTTCCTGAAAAAACAGTAGATTCTAACACCAATTCTTTTTCAACAATTTCAAATTGCAATCCGTATTGTTTTAAACGCTGAATCAGCAATTTATTATCTGCATCAGCAAAAAATTGCACAACGCTTTCGGCAATACGATCACCAATCTCATCAACTAAAATCAATTCTAAATGCGTGGCTTGCATTAAATTATCAATATTTTTATAATGCTGCGCCAATTTTTTAGCAACCGTTTCACCTACATAACGAATTCCTATTGCAAATAGCACGCGTTCAAAAGGAACTTGTTTTGATTTTTCGATTCCGGTAATTAAATTTTCTGCCGATTTTTCAGCCATTCGCTCTAACGGTAGTACTTGTTCCTTTTTTAATTCATATAAATCCGCATAGCTGGTAACCAAGTTGCTTTTATACAACAAAGCAACAGTTTCGCCACCAAGCCCTTCAATATCCATGGCTTTGCGCGAAATAAAATGCTGAATTCTACCAATTATTTGCGGAGCACATCCGTTGTAATTTGGGCAATAATGCTGGGCTTCACCTTCTTTACGTATTAATTCTGTGTTACATTCCGGACAATGTGTAATGTATATTACCGGAATAGAGAAAATGTCACGTTTTGTAGGGTCTACAACTCCGATAATTTTAGGAATAATTTCGCCTCCTTTTTCTACATAAACTTCGTCACTTAAACGTAAATCTAATTTTTCAATCTGATCGGCATTATGTAATGAGGCACGTTTTACAATAGTTCCAGCCAATTGTACGGGTTTTAAATTAGCAACCGGAGTTATAGCGCCGGTACGCCCAACTTGATAGGTAATAGATTCTAAAATGGTAGAAACTTGTTCTGCCTTAAATTTATAAGCAATAGCCCAACGTGGTGCTTTGGCTGTATAACCTAATTCTTCTTGCTGGTTAAAATTATTTACTTTTACAACAACACCGTCTGTTTCATAAGGTAAATCATGACGTGCAACATCCCAATGTGCAATAAAAGCTAAAACTTCGGCAATCGAATTCGCTAAAATAGAATGTTGCGGTACATTAAAACCCCAGTTTCTGGCTTTTTGCAACGCGGTAAACTGCGAATCGAGTTCGTGATTAATACCTACTGTATTGTAAAGCAAACATTCTAACGGGCGCTTTGCCACTTCGGCACTATCTTGAAGCTTTAAACTACCTGACGCTGTATTTCTTGGATTGGAATACGGTTGCTCACCAATATCTAAAAGCGCTTCGTTCATTTTATTAAACCCGGCGATCGGTAAAACAATTTCGCCTCGAATATCAAATTTTGATGGATAATCGCCATGCAATTGCAGCGGAACAGATGAAATGGTTTTAACGTTTGCCGTTACATCGTCGCCCTGAAAGCCATCTCCACGCGTAACAGCACGTAATAACTTACCATTTTCATAAGTAATACTGATTGATGCACCATCGTATTTTAATTCACAAACATACTGAATAGGCACATTACCAAGCATTTTCTGAATTCGAGCTTCCCAATCTAACAAATCGGCTTCAGAATACGAATTATCTAGCGAATACATGCGATATTCGTGTTCAACCGTTTCAAAATTTTTGGTAACCGCTCCTCCAACACGTTGCGTTGGTGAATTGGGATCAAAAAATTCTGGATTTGCGTTTTCTAAAGCTTGTAATTGTTTTAATTTTTGATCGAAATCAAAGTCAGAAATTACAGGTTGATCTAAAATGTAATACTGATAATTATGTTGGTGTAATTCGGATCTAAGTTGCTGAATCTGCTCTAAAACAGTCATATATAAAAAAATGGTTAAATTAGATTTGTGCTTCTAATTTAACCATTTTTATTCATTTTTTATATACAGCAAGCTGTATTTATTTTTCTAGCATATTGTAAACGTCTTGATACAAAGCACCGTCTGACAAAATAGCGCCTTGCTGAATAACTTTAAAAATATCTAAGTTACGTTCGTCATCAAAAACTTTGTTTCCACGATGAATTTCAACAAATTCAGTAAACAAATGATCGCCCAACCATTCCAATCCTGCTTTTGTTAAAAAATCAACATCCGGAACTAATGCTTTTATAATGATGGTGCTCATGTAAACTTCGGTACATTCAAACAAAAAAATATAATTTTTAGCAAAATGTTCTAAATATTTAGCATTTGTTAAAACTCCTTCCCAGATTAAATCTGAAAAAACATCCAATTCTTGTTCGGCAACTTCTGGGCTATTTTTTTTTATAGCATCCCATTCGTTTTTATCTATTTGTTGAGAAGCTAAAAAATTAGAAAACTCCTGATTTAGCTCTTCAAATTGTTCTTTTGTGAGTCTGGTATATTTCATTAATGAAAAATTTTTACAAAGATACAATGTATCTATAAATAAAAAAACCTTCTCGATAAGAGAAGGTTTTATTTTGTATAACTACATAAAAATTAAGCTTGTTCAGCAATAATTTCGTATGGTAATTCAACAATAACATTACGGTGTAAACGAACAGTAGCATTGTATTTACCGATACGTTTGATAACACCAGAAGTGATATATTTTCTTTCGATTGCATGACCGTTAGCTTCTAAAGCTTCAGCAATGTTAGCATTAGTAATAGAACCGAATAATTTTTCACCTCCTGCTTTAGCAGTAATTTTAATATCTAAAGCTTTAATAGCTTCTGCAATTGCAGTAGCATCAGCAATAACTTTAGCTTCTTTGTGCGCTTTTTGCTTTAAGTTTTCAGCTAAAACTTTTTTAGCTGAAGGTGTTGCTAAAATAGCAAATCCTTGAGGGATTAAGTAGTTACGACCGTATCCTGGTTTAACAGTAACTACATCATCTTTAAAACCTAAGTTTTGAACGTCTTGTTTTAAGATAATTTCCATGTTGATGTCCTTTTTAGTGTAGAAGTTAGGTTTAAAAAAAACCAACAACTAAATTTTAATAGATTATTTTAATAAATCTGCCACATATGGCATTAACGCTAAGTGACGTGCTCTTTTAACAGCAACAGAAACTTTACGTTGGTACTTTAATGATGTACCTGTTAAACGACGAGGTAAAATTTTACCTTGCTCGTTAACGAATTTTAATAAGAAATCAGCATCTTTATAATCGATGTATTTGATTCCTGATTTTTTGAAACGGCAATATTTCTTTGCTTTGTTTGTTTCAATGTTTAAAGGCGTTAAATATCTAATATCTCCGTCTTTTTTACCTTTTGCAGATTGCTCAATTGATGACATGATAATTACGCTTTTTTAGTTTTTAATTTCTCTCTTCTTCTTTCAGCCCAAGCAATAGCGTCTTTGTCTAATGCTACAGTTAAGAAACGCATAACGCGCTCGTCGCGACGGAATTCAGTTTCTAAATTGATAAGCGCATCTCCTGGCGCTTTGAACTCAAATAAGTGATAAAAACCACTTTTTTTGTGTTGAATTTCGTAAGCTAATTTTTTTAAGCCCCAATCTTCTTTAGATACCATTTGAGCCCCTTTAGAAGCAAGAAATTCTTCGAATTTTGCTACTGTTTCCTTTACCTGAGTTTCAGATAAAACGGGATTCAAAATGAAAACAGTTTCATAATGATTCATAATACTAAACTTTTAATGTTTTTATAATCGGGTGCAAATATAAAGCTTTTTTCTAAGTATTAAAATTTTTCGCACAATAAATCGTTGTAAAAATTATTTTCTTAAAAACATACTAAAGTACTACGTTTTTTGTTTATATTGTATTGATATTATTACTATTAACAAACCCATTCACCATGAAAATTAACTGTATTGTTGTTGATGACAGTAATGTTCAGCGACAAACCATAGTACGCCTAGTAAACGACAATCCTAATTTAACGTTAATTGGGGAGTTTTCTAACGCGTTAGAAGCCAAGAACTGCATCTCAAACCAAGATGTACATTTGGTGTTTTTAGATATTGAAATGCCAATTATTAATGGTTTTGATTTATTAGACGGATTAAAAGTAAAACCACAAGTTATTTTTATTACCTCTAAAGCAGAGTATGCTGTTAAAGCTTTTGATTATTCGGCAACAGATTATTTACAAAAACCTTTTAGCAGAGAGCGTTTTAACCAAGCGGTTAAAAAAGCTTTGGGCTTAATATCGTTAAGTAAAGAAAATTCTGACGAGGAGAATCCTTTTATATTTATTAAAAGTAATTTAAAGAAACTAAAACTTTACATTTCTAGAATTAAATGGATTGAAGCTTATGGCGATTATGTAAAAATTATTACAGATACTGAAAATCATTTGGTTTTAGCTACTATGAAATCATTTGAACAAGAATTGCCTAATGAAAAGTTTATTCGTGTACATAAATCATTTATTGTAAACGTAGATAAAATAGACAAGTTTAATAGCAAATTTGCAGAGATTGGCGCATCTAAAATTCCGTTAAGCCGTAATAAAAAAGACGAGCTTTTTAGATTTATAGAAAACCTATCTTAATAAAAATCTACATTTAAGCTGATTTTTATACTTCGATATTCGGAAATGCTATCAAAACTTTGCAAGGTACGTTGCAAAGTTTTTTTTGTGTTGCCTAAATGCTCTTTATTTGAAATTTTAAAAAGAATGGTACGTATGTACTCATTTTTAATTTTATTAACCGCAGGTTCTTCAGGTCCTAATATTTGAAAATTCGGAAACTGCTGCATTAAAGCATTGTACAACCAAAACGAGCCCGATTTAAGCTTTTGCACATCTTTATGCTTTAAGGTTATTTTAATTAGCCTATAAAATGGTGGATATTTAAAGTTAGATCGCTCGTACAGCTGTTCTTTATACATGCCCAAATAGTCATTATTACAAACTTGCTGAATAACATTATGGTAAGGATTATAGGTTTGTATCATTACCAAACCTTTTTTATCGGCACGTCCTGCCCTACCTGCAACCTGAACCAATAACTGAAAAGCGCGCTCGTGCGATCTGAAATCTGGAATATGTAGCATATTGTCTGCATTAGGCACACAAACCAAAGTTACATTATCAAAATGCAAACCTTTAGCTAACATTTGGGTACCAACTAAAACATCAATTTCTTTATTTTTAAATTGATCTAACATTTTCTCGAATGCATTTTTACCTCGTGTTGTATCTTGATCCATACGAGCAATTTTAATGTTCGGAAAAAATTCAAGCAATTCAGATTCGATTTGCTCGGTACCAAAACCTTTAGTATTTACATCGGTTGCATGGCATTTTACACAGCGTTTAACAAACGATTCGGTATGTCCGCAGTAATTACATCTTAAATTACCCGAAAACTTATAATACGTTAAGCTTACATCGCAGTTTACGCAATGCGGCACATTGCCACAAGCATTACATTCTACATACGGCGAATAACCACGGCGATTTTGCAAAACAATAACCTGTTCGCCTAAAGCCAATTTATCACGAATGGCATCAATCATTTTATCACTAAAATGACCAATCATTTGCTTGCGTTTGTATTTTTCAGTTAAGTCAATCAGTTCAATATCAGGCAAAACAACATTGTTAAAACGTTTAGTTAACTCAACCTTTCCGTATTTTTTTTGCACGGTATTGTAATACGTTTCTAAACTTGGCGTTGCCGAACCTAACAAAACTTTTGCCTGGTGAATATGAGCCAACATAATAGCCGTATCGCGCGCGTGATAACGCGGCGCAGGATCAAATTGTTTATAGGTTTGCTCGTGTTCTTCGTCAATCACTATCAACCCTAAATTAGAAAAAGGTAAAAATATAGCTGAACGCGCGCCAATAACAACTTTAGCTTTTGGAGATTGTTCTAAAACTTGCTGCCAAACTTCGGCCCTTTCGTTATTGGAATATTTGGAATGATATACCGCAACATCGTTACCGAAATAAGCAGTTAAACGGCTAACCAATTGCGTGGTTAAAGCAATTTCGGGCAACAAAAATAAAATTTGTTTATTTTGAGCAAGATATTGTTCGATTAACTTGATGTAAATTTCGGTTTTACCCGATGCAGTTACACCGTGCAATAAAGTTGTTGTATGATCTGAAAACGATTCTTGAATTTGATTCAACGCAATGGTTTGTGCTTTAGACAAATTAATTTGGGTTTGAACTGCAGCATCAAAAACAACACGGTCTTGATTTTCAAAATATTCTTCGAATATATTTTTGGTTACCATGGTACGCAAAACCGCGCTTGACGTTTGACTTTTTTCTATTAAATCTTTAGCTAAAACTTGTTTGTTGGTTGCAATTAATTGATAATAAGCCAAAACCAATTGGCGCTGTTTTTCTGAACGATTAAGCATGGCTAACAAATTAGCTAATCCGGCTTTATCGTTGGCAAATTCAGCTGCCAATTGAATATATTTAAGTTGTTTAGGCTTGTATTTTTCTACCACGGTTTCGGCCAGCGTAATAACTTGCTTTTCTAAAAGCGATTGAACGGGTTTAAAAACATCTTTTTTATTTAAAATTTGCTGAATTTCTGTAATTTTTAAAGATGCTTGTTGTTCTAACGCTTGAACAATTAGATATTCGTTATCGGTTAAATTTTCGATCGAAATTTGTTCTTCTGCATTTATTTGCACCACAGTTTCGCTTTGTAATAAAAAAACAGATGGTACTGCGGCTGTAAAAACATCGCCAATATTACACATATAATACGCGGCAATAAATTGCCAAAGTTGCAATTGCTGTGGGGTTACAAGCGGTTTCTCGTCAAGAATTAAAAAAATATCTTTTGCCTCATATTTTTGTAGTGCGTTTTGATGCTTGGCCGTTACCAAAGCGGTGTAATATTTATTTTTACCAAACGGAACCATAACGCGAAAGCCGGAATCTAAAAATTCAAATTCTGCTAAAGTTACTTGATATGTAAATGTTTGTGGTAAAGATAAAGGAATGATTACATCTATAAAAAACGACATGAGGCAATTGTATTTATACAAATATCGTAGAAAAAAAAAACACTTCCTAATTAAGTTAGAAAGTGTTTTTTTTATGTTTACTTGCTTATTTAACGCGTGTCCAATATTGCGTACGGCCAGCGAATGACATACCAATATATCCGCGAACATCAAGCTTATCTGCGTTATCTTTATTTAGTTTTATGATGCAGCTGTATTCTTTACCATTGGTTGGATCTAAAATTTTTCCGCCAGAATATTCGGCCCCATCTTTATCCATATTTTTAATAATGGTTAATCCTTCTAGCTTTTTACCTTTATCTGCACCTTTACATTCGGTACAAACGTTATTTTTTTTAGCCGGATTTAAAACTTCAATAATTTTACCTTGTAGCTTACCATTTACTTCGGTAATTTCTACAATAGATTTTGCTTCGCCCGTTTTATCATCAAATGTTTTCCATTTTCCTGCAACAGATTGTGCAAAACCAACAGCTGTGCAAGCAACTGCAAACGTTAAGGTTACTAATAATTTTTTCATAGTTTTAGTTTGTTTGTTAATTTACGAATCTAATTTTGTGGTTTGTTTAGAAATACGATAACTATTAATAGATGCATTTACCTCAAAACCTAATAGGATAATAATACTAATAATCCAAATATATATCATTAATACTAATATTGCACCTATTGAACCATAAAATTCATTATATCTTGCAAATTTTGTTACATAAATACCAAAACCATAAGAACCTAAAACCATTAATGCTGTTGAAAATAACGAACCTGCGTTAAAAAACGGCAAATATTTGGTATGCTTGGTTCCGAATTTTAAAATTAATGAGTTTACAACCAAAATTAAAAACAGCAAAATTGAATAACGCGAAACTTGAATTACATACAATTCATCTATTGGGATAGATTCTGAAAAATGATGCACAAAATATTCGGTTACTACAATTGCAGCTACTGCCACAATTAAAATAGCACTGATAACCAATGACAAAACAACCGCAACAAAATATTGCCTTAAGAACGACCGATTAGAACTTAACTGACTAATATGATATGAGGATTGAAATCCACCCAAAATGGCATTAATACCATTTGCCATTAAAATAATTGACAGAAAAAATCCGGACGAAATTAAACTGCGATGGCTGTTGTTTAAAATATCTTTTATTACACCTTCAATTGCACCAAAGGTGGTTGGCGGAACATTATCGGCAATAAAATCTAAAAAGTTTTGCTGAAAACCTTCCAAAGGCACAAAAGGCAATAAGTTTAAAATAAATAAAATAAACGGAAACATAGCCATAAAGAAACTAAAAGCTACAGATCCAGCCCGATATGAAAAGGCACCCCTAAAAATTCCGGTTAAATAGATTTGAAAAAAACGATAAATAGAAAGCCCTTTTAGCCCAGGAAAATAAATAGAATTTAGAAAGCGAATTGCTTTTCTGACCCAAGTGTATTTTAAGATTTTTCTATTTTTATTTTCAAACATTATTTACATTGCTTTTAAACTAAAATCCATATTAGAAACCGAATGCGTTAAAGCACCGCTGGAAATGTAATTAACCCCACATAAGGCATAATCACGAATTGTTGTTTCGTTTATTCCTCCAG
This genomic window from Flavobacterium agricola contains:
- the priA gene encoding replication restart helicase PriA, whose product is MSFFIDVIIPLSLPQTFTYQVTLAEFEFLDSGFRVMVPFGKNKYYTALVTAKHQNALQKYEAKDIFLILDEKPLVTPQQLQLWQFIAAYYMCNIGDVFTAAVPSVFLLQSETVVQINAEEQISIENLTDNEYLIVQALEQQASLKITEIQQILNKKDVFKPVQSLLEKQVITLAETVVEKYKPKQLKYIQLAAEFANDKAGLANLLAMLNRSEKQRQLVLAYYQLIATNKQVLAKDLIEKSQTSSAVLRTMVTKNIFEEYFENQDRVVFDAAVQTQINLSKAQTIALNQIQESFSDHTTTLLHGVTASGKTEIYIKLIEQYLAQNKQILFLLPEIALTTQLVSRLTAYFGNDVAVYHSKYSNNERAEVWQQVLEQSPKAKVVIGARSAIFLPFSNLGLIVIDEEHEQTYKQFDPAPRYHARDTAIMLAHIHQAKVLLGSATPSLETYYNTVQKKYGKVELTKRFNNVVLPDIELIDLTEKYKRKQMIGHFSDKMIDAIRDKLALGEQVIVLQNRRGYSPYVECNACGNVPHCVNCDVSLTYYKFSGNLRCNYCGHTESFVKRCVKCHATDVNTKGFGTEQIESELLEFFPNIKIARMDQDTTRGKNAFEKMLDQFKNKEIDVLVGTQMLAKGLHFDNVTLVCVPNADNMLHIPDFRSHERAFQLLVQVAGRAGRADKKGLVMIQTYNPYHNVIQQVCNNDYLGMYKEQLYERSNFKYPPFYRLIKITLKHKDVQKLKSGSFWLYNALMQQFPNFQILGPEEPAVNKIKNEYIRTILFKISNKEHLGNTKKTLQRTLQSFDSISEYRSIKISLNVDFY
- a CDS encoding YihY/virulence factor BrkB family protein translates to MFENKNRKILKYTWVRKAIRFLNSIYFPGLKGLSIYRFFQIYLTGIFRGAFSYRAGSVAFSFFMAMFPFILFILNLLPFVPLEGFQQNFLDFIADNVPPTTFGAIEGVIKDILNNSHRSLISSGFFLSIILMANGINAILGGFQSSYHISQLSSNRSFLRQYFVAVVLSLVISAILIVAVAAIVVTEYFVHHFSESIPIDELYVIQVSRYSILLFLILVVNSLILKFGTKHTKYLPFFNAGSLFSTALMVLGSYGFGIYVTKFARYNEFYGSIGAILVLMIYIWIISIIILLGFEVNASINSYRISKQTTKLDS
- a CDS encoding DUF2147 domain-containing protein — encoded protein: MKKLLVTLTFAVACTAVGFAQSVAGKWKTFDDKTGEAKSIVEITEVNGKLQGKIIEVLNPAKKNNVCTECKGADKGKKLEGLTIIKNMDKDGAEYSGGKILDPTNGKEYSCIIKLNKDNADKLDVRGYIGMSFAGRTQYWTRVK